The candidate division WOR-3 bacterium genome has a segment encoding these proteins:
- the murJ gene encoding murein biosynthesis integral membrane protein MurJ — MMSHSKNTSETKNLLKSAGKFSFGVFISRILGLIREIVYAVLYGAGASMDAFRTAYIIPGLILEFISEGTMNAAFIPIFSDLNEKEGKKKALLFAINLFNILLVLSSLLCALGIVFAPLIVSVFAGGYSAEKQVLTVSLVRTLFPLLIISSSTSLVMGFLNYFRYYTTTGLAPALWNAVSIIVTLLLFRVFGRSGSLSPFPLAIGILAGSVAQFVVMLPKSVKEGLKYKLYICLSDKAVKKALCLFLPVALGYIATRINVAVNQAFATHLGEGAVSHYSFAFRLMTFPLGIIGVSLATVTLPETARHASSMRTDLVLSALIRSLRMAMFFVFPVCFLMWVLRYHLVRIIFQHGMFSAESTVATADILGWFLIGIAGTSFVKILSNTFYSMKDTKTPVVVSFFSSAVNVVSVFALKQRMGINGLALAVSMASIFNFLCLLMMFHFKFARVSFPKLAEGAFKTLFASALPATVLYFTLRSAEFIFAHSLSLKTSLAIVLVSGVLYLIFFLALAKTLEFRVSS; from the coding sequence ATGATGTCTCATTCCAAAAACACTTCGGAAACGAAAAACCTGCTCAAGAGTGCCGGGAAATTTTCTTTCGGAGTTTTTATAAGCAGGATTCTCGGCCTCATCAGGGAAATTGTTTACGCAGTGCTTTACGGAGCAGGCGCTTCCATGGACGCTTTCAGAACAGCTTACATAATACCCGGTTTGATACTTGAGTTCATATCGGAAGGCACGATGAACGCCGCTTTTATTCCGATTTTTTCCGACCTAAACGAAAAAGAAGGAAAGAAAAAAGCGCTGCTGTTCGCGATCAACCTTTTCAATATCCTGCTCGTGCTTTCGAGTCTGTTGTGCGCCCTCGGCATTGTTTTTGCACCTTTAATAGTCTCGGTTTTCGCCGGAGGATATTCCGCTGAAAAGCAGGTTCTGACAGTATCTCTCGTAAGAACTCTTTTTCCTTTGCTAATAATTTCTTCTTCTACTTCTCTCGTAATGGGCTTTTTGAACTATTTCAGGTATTACACAACGACCGGTCTCGCGCCGGCTCTTTGGAACGCGGTCTCTATAATTGTTACACTGCTGCTTTTCAGGGTATTCGGCAGGTCAGGATCCCTCTCTCCCTTCCCTCTCGCAATAGGAATTCTTGCGGGATCGGTGGCTCAATTCGTGGTAATGCTTCCCAAGTCGGTAAAGGAAGGTCTGAAATACAAACTGTATATTTGTCTCTCCGACAAAGCAGTTAAAAAGGCTCTCTGTCTTTTTCTCCCTGTTGCATTAGGATACATCGCGACAAGGATAAACGTCGCAGTCAACCAAGCTTTTGCGACGCACCTCGGCGAAGGCGCGGTCTCACATTACTCTTTCGCCTTCAGGCTTATGACCTTTCCTCTGGGTATTATCGGAGTCAGCCTGGCGACTGTCACTCTTCCCGAGACTGCCAGGCATGCGTCTTCCATGAGAACGGACCTTGTCCTGTCAGCACTCATAAGGTCTTTGAGAATGGCAATGTTTTTCGTATTTCCTGTATGTTTTCTCATGTGGGTTCTGAGATATCATCTAGTGAGAATAATATTCCAGCACGGCATGTTCAGCGCGGAAAGCACTGTTGCCACGGCAGATATACTCGGCTGGTTTCTTATAGGGATTGCTGGCACTTCATTCGTAAAAATCCTTTCCAATACTTTTTATTCAATGAAAGACACTAAAACGCCTGTTGTCGTCAGCTTCTTTTCAAGCGCCGTCAATGTTGTTTCCGTATTTGCTCTTAAGCAAAGAATGGGAATAAACGGTCTTGCTTTGGCTGTTTCCATGGCAAGCATATTTAATTTCCTTTGCCTTCTCATGATGTTTCATTTCAAATTCGCCCGAGTGTCCTTTCCAAAACTCGCCGAGGGAGCTTTTAAAACGCTTTTCGCGTCGGCGCTTCCTGCAACTGTTCTTTATTTCACCCTTCGTTCAGCCGAATTCATTTTCGCTCATTCCTTGAGCCTCAAAACATCTCTTGCCATCGTCTTGGTTTCCGGAGTGCTTTATTTAATCTTTTTCCTCGCACTCGCGAAGACTCTTGAATTCAGAGTCTCCTCATAA
- a CDS encoding MBL fold metallo-hydrolase — translation MKIKPLGAVRTVTGSMHLLESSRNVKCILDCGLYQGKRADSNSLNRNLKTDPSSVESVVISHAHIDHCGLLPYFVKKGFRGHIFMTPATRELTELLLLDSAHLQFKDAEYINRKKKAEDPEIVPLYTGEDVEAVFELVKVKNFGEPFEAASGLTARFLRAGHILGSAMVEVSEKDKTLLFSGDLGRMNAPLLKDPEHVKDTKIDCLLIESTYGGKKHHGFEEAKDRMVFAVEKISRTSGKLIIPAFSVGRTQDIVYTLHELMLERRIPSTIEIFVDSPLSTNVTEIYRQHFYELDEKSMEMMAKDGDPFGFGKLKYTKSVEQSKELNEKEGPIIIISASGMCEGGRIVHHLKNNIEDEKNVILIVSFQAVNTLGRRIADGMKEIKIFGKDYEVRAEVLTNNEWSAHADGTELFNFIKEVNPGKTLLVHGEINQMEALKAKIDETGIPAGIPDNGEGFVEV, via the coding sequence TTGAAAATCAAACCATTAGGAGCCGTTAGAACCGTGACCGGCTCCATGCATCTTTTGGAGTCTTCACGTAATGTTAAATGCATTCTCGATTGCGGCCTATATCAGGGAAAAAGAGCCGATTCGAATTCCCTCAACAGAAATTTAAAAACAGACCCTTCGTCCGTGGAAAGCGTTGTGATATCTCACGCGCACATAGACCATTGCGGATTGCTTCCTTATTTTGTAAAAAAGGGTTTCAGAGGGCACATCTTCATGACTCCAGCTACGAGAGAATTGACGGAATTGCTTCTCTTGGACAGCGCCCATCTTCAGTTCAAGGACGCCGAATACATCAACAGAAAAAAAAAGGCGGAAGACCCCGAGATAGTGCCTCTTTACACAGGCGAAGATGTCGAAGCCGTGTTTGAACTGGTCAAGGTCAAGAATTTCGGAGAACCTTTCGAAGCCGCTTCAGGACTGACAGCGAGATTTTTGAGAGCGGGACACATTCTCGGTTCAGCTATGGTTGAGGTATCTGAAAAAGACAAAACCCTGCTTTTTTCAGGCGATCTCGGGAGGATGAACGCACCTCTGCTGAAAGACCCGGAACATGTAAAAGATACAAAAATAGATTGCCTTCTCATTGAAAGCACTTACGGAGGAAAAAAACACCACGGTTTTGAAGAAGCGAAGGATAGGATGGTCTTTGCCGTGGAAAAAATAAGCCGAACAAGTGGAAAACTTATAATACCTGCTTTTTCGGTAGGAAGGACTCAGGATATTGTCTATACGCTTCACGAACTGATGCTTGAAAGGAGAATTCCTTCGACCATAGAAATATTCGTGGACAGTCCCCTTTCGACAAACGTCACGGAGATTTACAGACAGCACTTCTACGAACTTGACGAAAAATCCATGGAAATGATGGCAAAAGACGGAGATCCTTTCGGCTTTGGAAAACTTAAATACACAAAAAGCGTCGAACAGTCCAAAGAATTGAACGAAAAAGAGGGTCCGATAATTATTATATCGGCCAGTGGCATGTGCGAGGGCGGCAGGATAGTTCACCACCTCAAAAATAACATTGAAGACGAAAAAAACGTGATTTTGATAGTTAGTTTTCAGGCCGTCAACACTCTCGGAAGGAGAATAGCAGACGGAATGAAGGAAATAAAAATATTCGGAAAGGATTACGAAGTGAGAGCCGAAGTCCTGACGAACAACGAATGGAGCGCTCACGCTGATGGAACAGAGCTTTTTAATTTTATAAAAGAAGTCAATCCCGGGAAAACCTTACTCGTTCACGGCGAAATTAATCAGATGGAAGCGCTGAAAGCAAAGATCGACGAAACCGGAATACCGGCCGGCATACCTGATAACGGCGAAGGTTTCGTTGAAGTGTGA